A region of Ahaetulla prasina isolate Xishuangbanna chromosome 12, ASM2864084v1, whole genome shotgun sequence DNA encodes the following proteins:
- the DDX28 gene encoding probable ATP-dependent RNA helicase DDX28: protein MALLLWGIRGPATAARFPSWLPLAVRVCPLRQSSGGSPPDNRVVRIPHAWKLRLERPASKRERGGNRETEGSASFGEKLLLRTRRQELSQAARHTVGRLERPRLVSDGWKHRLSHGDYFQLERTRKEPPREPSGEDAPSTFLELGLESRVAAPLQEVLGVSRPSPVQQRVIPALLKGGHALCGAETGSGKTLAYLLPLFQRLLQAPKLPEDGLYTASPRSLVVVPSRELAGQVRRVAALLADPLDLQVKEIGGGRGTAVVRRRIRDGSTDLLIATPGALSKALKRKMLSLGKLLFLVLDEVDTLLDASFIDLVKDIVQHAFLKDVVQQAFLDPKFEDRDDAWDPKAQLVAMGATLPKGLSQMLSESADLSNFTVLTGSSLHCLQPHVEQRFIRLKGCNKVAELLQLLKERGSSSGAVIIFCNRAHTVNWLSYILEDHNIKHLRLQGKIAADARAGIFNAFQRGESDILLCTDIASRGLDTIHVELIINYDFPLTLPDYLHRVGRVGRIGSKFPGTAVSFVTHKWDVDLVRKIETAARKRSPLPGLDIVVKESLRKKR from the coding sequence ATGGCGCTCTTGCTGTGGGGAATTCGTGGACCCGCGACGGCCGCCCGATTCCCCTCATGGCTGCCGCTGGCCGTGCGCGTTTGTCCGCTGCGCCAGAGCTCCGGAGGGTCGCCGCCCGACAACCGCGTGGTGCGGATCCCCCACGCTTGGAAACTGAGGCTGGAGCGGCCGGCGTCCAAGCGGGAGCGAGGCGGGAACCGCGAGACGGAGGGCAGTGCTTCCTTCGGGGAAAAGCTGCTGCTACGGACCCGGAGGCAGGAACTGAGCCAGGCCGCCCGGCACACGGTGGGCCGCCTGGAGAGGCCGCGCTTGGTGTCGGACGGTTGGAAGCACCGCTTGTCTCACGGGGATTATTTCCAGCTGGAGCGGACGCGGAAGGAGCCTCCTCGGGAGCCGAGCGGCGAGGACGCCCCGTCCACCTTCCTCGAGCTGGGGCTGGAGTCTCGCGTGGCGGCCCCCTTGCAGGAGGTGCTGGGCGTCTCGCGGCCCTCGCCGGTGCAACAGCGCGTCATCCCCGCCTTGCTGAAGGGGGGCCACGCGCTGTGCGGGGCGGAAACTGGCAGCGGCAAAACTTTGGCTTACCTCCTGCCTCTCTTCCAGCGGCTCTTGCAGGCCCCAAAGCTCCCTGAGGACGGCCTTTACACAGCCTCTCCGCGCTCTTTGGTGGTGGTGCCCTCCCGAGAGCTCGCGGGGCAGGTGCGCAGAGTTGCCGCCCTCTTGGCTGATCCGTTGGACTTGCAGGTGAAGGAGATCGGCGGGGGCCGGGGCACGGCTGTGGTTCGGCGCCGGATCCGTGACGGTTCCACTGACCTCCTGATCGCCACGCCAGGTGCTCTGAGCAAAGCCCTGAAGAGGAAGATGTTGTCTTTGGGGAAATTGCTTTTCTTGGTGTTGGATGAAGTGGATACTTTGCTGGATGCCTCCTTCATCGATCtggtgaaagatatagttcagcatGCTTTTTTGAAGGATGTCGTTCAGCAAGCTTTTCTGGACCCAAagtttgaagacagggatgacgcTTGGGATCCCAAAGCCCAGCTGGTGGCTATGGGTGCTACTCTTCCAAAGGGGCTAAGTCAGATGTTGAGCGAATCTGCCGATCTCTCCAACTTCACTGTATTGACCGGCTCGAGTTTGCATTGTCTTCAGCCTCACGTGGAGCAAAGATTCATACGTTTGAAGGGTTGTAACAAAGTAGCAGAGTTGCTACAACTTCTCAAAGAGCGAGGGTCCTCTTCTGGAGCTGTTATTATTTTCTGCAACAGAGCCCACACTGTTAACTGGCTGAGTTACATTTTAGAAGACCATAACATCAAACATTTACGCCTGCAGGGAAAAATAGCAGCAGATGCTCGAGCGGGCATATTTAATGCCTTTCAGAGAGGCGAGTCTGACATTTTGTTGTGTACTGATATAGCTTCCCGTGGATTGGACACCATTCATGTAGAGCTCATAATTAACTACGACTTCCCTTTAACATTGCCAGATTACCTTCATCGGGTGGGGCGAGTCGGTCGCATCGGCAGTAAATTCCCTGGGACTGCGGTCAGTTTTGTAACCCATAAGTGGGATGTAGATCTTGTTCGGAAAATAGAAACGGCAGCTCGCAAAAGAAGTCCGCTCCCAGGGCTAGATATAGTTGTTAAGGAGTCTTTGCGTAAAAAGAGATAA